In Pseudomonas deceptionensis, a single window of DNA contains:
- a CDS encoding YebC/PmpR family DNA-binding transcriptional regulator, protein MAGHSKWANIKHRKERQDAKKGKIFTKWIRELTVAARQGGAEPGSNPRLRLALDKALGANMSRDIIDRAVARGAGAADTDDMVELSYEGYGPGGVAVMVECMTDNRNRTAAAVRHAFSKCGGNLGTDGSVAYLFERKGQITYAPGVDEEALMDAAMEADADDVVTNEDGSIDVFTSFSSFYAVRNALEAAGFAPTDAEIVMLPTTSAELDLEGAEKVLKLIDMLEDLDDVQNVYSNAEIPDAVLEQLG, encoded by the coding sequence ATGGCAGGTCATTCTAAGTGGGCGAACATCAAGCACCGCAAAGAGCGTCAGGATGCCAAAAAAGGCAAGATTTTCACCAAGTGGATACGTGAGCTGACCGTAGCTGCCCGCCAGGGTGGTGCTGAGCCGGGCTCCAACCCGCGTCTGCGTCTGGCGCTGGACAAGGCCCTTGGTGCAAACATGAGTCGCGACATTATCGATCGCGCAGTCGCCCGCGGTGCTGGTGCGGCTGATACCGACGATATGGTCGAGCTGAGCTACGAAGGTTACGGTCCCGGCGGCGTTGCCGTGATGGTTGAGTGCATGACCGATAATCGTAACCGCACCGCAGCGGCTGTACGTCATGCGTTCAGCAAATGCGGCGGCAACCTTGGTACTGACGGTTCGGTCGCGTATCTGTTTGAGCGCAAGGGCCAGATTACCTATGCGCCTGGCGTTGATGAAGAGGCCTTGATGGACGCTGCAATGGAGGCAGATGCCGACGACGTGGTGACCAACGAAGACGGTTCCATTGACGTATTCACTTCGTTCTCAAGCTTTTATGCGGTTCGCAACGCCCTGGAAGCAGCGGGCTTTGCTCCGACTGATGCCGAGATCGTTATGTTGCCAACCACCAGCGCCGAACTGGATCTGGAAGGGGCTGAGAAGGTGCTCAAGCTGATCGACATGCTTGAGGACCTGGATGACGTACAAAACGTATATTCCAACGCTGAAATTCCTGACGCCGTCCTGGAACAGCTTGGCTGA
- the aspS gene encoding aspartate--tRNA ligase: protein MMRSHYCGQLNESLEGQEITLCGWVHRRRDHGGVIFLDIRDRDGLAQVVFDPDRAETFAAADRVRSEYVVKITGKVRLRPAGAGNANMASGMIEVLGYELEVLNEAETPPFPLNEFSDVGEETRLRYRFIDLRRPEMLEKLRLRSRMTTSIRRFLDENGFLDVETPILTRATPEGARDYLVPSRTHAGSFFALPQSPQLFKQLLMVAGFDRYYQIAKCFRDEDLRADRQPEFTQIDIETSFMNEAEIMGLTEEMIRNLFKEVLGLEFGEFPHMTWEEAMRRFGSDKPDLRNPLELVDVADQLKDVEFKVFSGPANDPKCRIAALRVPGGASMPRKQIDDYTKFVGIYGARGLAYIKVNERAKGVEGLQSPIVKNIPEANLNVILDRVGAVDGDIVFFGADKAKIVSEALGALRIKVGNDLNLLTCEWAPMWVVDFPMFEENADGSFSALHHPFTAPKCSPQELEANPATALSRAYDMVLNGTELGGGSIRIHRKEMQQAVFRLLGINEAEQEEKFGFLLDALKYGAPPHGGLAFGLDRLVMLMTGAQSIREVIAFPKTQSAACVMTQAPGVVDNKALSELHIRLREQPKAE, encoded by the coding sequence ATGATGCGCAGCCATTATTGCGGCCAACTGAACGAAAGCCTGGAAGGCCAGGAAATTACCCTTTGCGGATGGGTCCATCGTCGCCGTGACCACGGTGGGGTGATTTTCCTCGATATCCGTGATCGTGATGGTCTGGCCCAGGTGGTGTTTGACCCGGATCGCGCCGAGACGTTTGCTGCCGCTGACCGTGTGCGCAGTGAGTACGTGGTAAAGATCACCGGTAAGGTGCGTCTGCGTCCGGCCGGTGCTGGCAACGCCAACATGGCGTCGGGCATGATCGAAGTGCTGGGTTACGAGCTGGAAGTATTGAACGAAGCGGAAACCCCGCCGTTCCCGCTCAACGAGTTCTCCGATGTTGGCGAAGAAACCCGCCTGCGCTATCGCTTTATCGACCTGCGTCGCCCGGAAATGCTCGAGAAGCTGCGTCTGCGTTCGCGCATGACCACCAGCATCCGTCGCTTCCTGGACGAAAACGGCTTCCTGGACGTTGAAACACCAATCCTGACCCGTGCCACGCCAGAAGGCGCACGTGACTATCTGGTGCCAAGCCGTACCCACGCCGGTTCTTTCTTTGCCTTGCCGCAATCGCCACAGCTGTTCAAGCAGCTGTTGATGGTTGCCGGTTTTGACCGCTACTACCAGATCGCCAAGTGCTTCCGTGACGAAGACCTGCGTGCCGACCGTCAGCCTGAGTTCACTCAGATCGACATCGAAACCAGCTTCATGAACGAAGCCGAGATCATGGGCCTGACTGAAGAGATGATCCGCAACCTGTTCAAGGAAGTGCTGGGTCTGGAATTCGGTGAGTTCCCGCACATGACCTGGGAAGAGGCCATGCGCCGTTTCGGTTCCGACAAGCCTGACCTGCGTAACCCGCTGGAACTGGTTGATGTTGCCGATCAGCTCAAGGATGTGGAATTCAAGGTGTTCAGCGGCCCGGCCAACGACCCTAAATGCCGTATCGCTGCCCTGCGCGTTCCCGGCGGCGCGAGCATGCCGCGCAAGCAGATCGACGATTACACCAAGTTTGTCGGCATCTATGGTGCCCGCGGTCTGGCGTACATCAAGGTCAACGAGCGCGCCAAAGGTGTTGAGGGTCTGCAATCGCCGATCGTCAAGAACATCCCTGAAGCCAACCTCAATGTGATCCTGGATCGCGTTGGTGCGGTTGATGGCGACATCGTGTTCTTCGGTGCCGACAAGGCCAAGATCGTCAGCGAAGCCCTGGGCGCCCTGCGTATCAAGGTTGGTAACGATCTGAACCTGCTGACGTGCGAGTGGGCACCGATGTGGGTTGTGGACTTCCCGATGTTCGAAGAAAACGCTGATGGCAGCTTCAGCGCCTTGCATCACCCGTTCACTGCACCAAAGTGTTCGCCGCAAGAGCTCGAGGCCAACCCGGCTACCGCGCTGTCCCGTGCCTACGACATGGTGCTCAACGGTACTGAGTTGGGTGGCGGTTCGATCCGTATCCACCGCAAGGAAATGCAACAAGCGGTCTTCCGCCTGTTGGGTATCAATGAAGCTGAACAGGAAGAGAAATTTGGCTTCCTGCTGGACGCACTGAAATACGGCGCACCACCCCACGGTGGTTTGGCGTTCGGTCTGGACCGTCTGGTGATGCTGATGACCGGTGCCCAGTCGATTCGTGAAGTGATTGCCTTCCCGAAAACCCAGAGTGCTGCCTGCGTCATGACTCAGGCTCCGGGTGTGGTTGATAACAAAGCGCTGAGCGAGTTGCACATTCGTTTGCGCGAACAGCCTAAGGCTGAGTAA
- a CDS encoding ribbon-helix-helix domain-containing protein, which translates to MGRLIRQENAGGRLLQRVGVDPVVLDFGMTLARPLSRSVRLNGFATCLRLEEVYWEVLSDISRINDCSINTLLSYIDREVHLRHGGVKNFSGLIRVVCVMHLLKAARNSRGVGQEQVFVG; encoded by the coding sequence ATGGGACGATTGATTCGGCAAGAAAACGCAGGCGGTAGGTTACTGCAGAGAGTTGGGGTTGATCCCGTAGTGCTTGATTTTGGCATGACCCTGGCCCGGCCACTTTCACGCTCAGTCAGGTTGAATGGTTTTGCCACCTGTTTAAGGCTCGAAGAGGTGTATTGGGAAGTTCTGTCCGATATTTCGCGTATTAATGATTGTTCAATTAATACACTGCTGTCTTACATTGACCGTGAAGTGCACTTGCGGCATGGGGGGGTGAAAAATTTCAGCGGGCTCATTCGGGTTGTCTGCGTCATGCATTTATTGAAGGCGGCACGGAATTCTCGGGGGGTGGGGCAAGAACAGGTGTTTGTAGGATGA
- the ruvC gene encoding crossover junction endodeoxyribonuclease RuvC codes for MTLILGIDPGSRITGYGVVRDTGRGCVYVASGCIRTGSGELHERLQIVYRGVREVIQTYGPVTMGIEKVFMARNADSALKLGQARGAAIVAGAEESLEIAEYSATQVKQAVAGTGGANKEQVMMMVMHLLKLTSKPQIDASDALAIALCHAHTRSSLLPHGLGAARSRGGRLRL; via the coding sequence ATGACTCTTATTCTTGGTATTGATCCTGGTTCGCGAATCACCGGTTATGGCGTGGTGCGAGACACCGGGCGTGGCTGTGTGTATGTGGCTTCGGGGTGTATTCGCACGGGGAGCGGCGAACTGCATGAGCGGTTGCAGATCGTCTATCGCGGGGTGCGTGAGGTTATTCAGACGTACGGCCCTGTCACCATGGGCATCGAAAAGGTGTTTATGGCGCGCAATGCCGATTCGGCACTCAAGCTGGGTCAGGCCAGGGGTGCGGCCATTGTCGCCGGGGCCGAAGAAAGCCTGGAGATCGCCGAGTACTCGGCAACCCAAGTCAAGCAGGCCGTGGCAGGCACCGGTGGTGCCAACAAGGAACAGGTAATGATGATGGTCATGCATCTGCTCAAGCTGACCAGCAAACCGCAAATCGATGCGTCGGATGCGCTGGCGATAGCCTTGTGCCATGCGCACACGCGCTCAAGCCTGTTGCCCCATGGCCTGGGCGCGGCGCGTAGCCGTGGTGGGCGTTTGCGGCTCTAG
- a CDS encoding FmdB family zinc ribbon protein, protein MPMYDYQCASCGHQLEAIQKISAPPLVDCPACQAPELKKMLSMPGFRLSGTGWYETDFKTGSKKNLAGGDKSD, encoded by the coding sequence ATGCCCATGTACGATTACCAATGTGCTTCCTGTGGTCATCAACTGGAAGCCATTCAAAAGATCAGCGCTCCACCGCTGGTTGATTGTCCTGCCTGTCAGGCACCTGAACTGAAGAAAATGCTGTCCATGCCAGGCTTTCGCCTCAGCGGTACAGGCTGGTACGAAACAGACTTCAAGACAGGCTCGAAAAAGAATCTGGCAGGCGGCGACAAATCCGACTGA